From Pseudodesulfovibrio alkaliphilus, one genomic window encodes:
- a CDS encoding cell division protein ZapA has protein sequence MPRYTLTLFGLEISFKTDAESDRIEAARALLEKRYNDLIAGAGDLSKEKALTFLLLSLADDYLVGEDKLARLEEKIGEILEKTPE, from the coding sequence ATGCCACGCTACACGTTGACCCTGTTCGGCCTCGAGATATCCTTCAAGACGGATGCGGAAAGCGACCGGATTGAAGCTGCGCGGGCCTTGTTGGAGAAACGATATAACGATCTGATAGCGGGAGCGGGTGATCTCAGCAAGGAAAAGGCGCTGACCTTCCTGCTCCTGAGTCTGGCCGACGACTATCTGGTCGGCGAGGACAAGCTGGCGCGGCTGGAAGAGAAAATCGGAGAGATTTTGGAAAAAACCCCGGAATAA
- the tyrS gene encoding tyrosine--tRNA ligase, which translates to MNIYDELKWRGLVNQVSDEDKVRSYLAKPGAAMYCGFDPTAESLHIGNLVPLLCLARMKRAGHSPIFLLGGATGLIGDPSGKDKERELSRQEDVDARSEKIKAQVRRFFERNTGERPEIANNYIWTKDLTTIELLRDVGRYFTINWMLQKESVKGRLDREDVGISYTEFSYMVLQGYDYYHLFKTKGCRLQIGGGDQWGNITAGCELVRKKCAQEEGAQEEVYALTFPLITTASGKKFGKSEKGAIYLSPDLTPPYAFYQFFINTDDRDVVRFLKLFTFLSQEEIDALEQEQTETPHLRPAQKRLAEEVTRMVHGQPELDRVMAATEALFGEGTLKGVDPGTLRAALETAPHCHYAPGDVPDLPQILLDLKLVTSKGQARKDIQGGGVYINGERVEGDQSVVEADFIGGELLIVRKGKKNYGLVTRG; encoded by the coding sequence ATGAACATCTACGACGAACTGAAGTGGCGCGGACTGGTCAATCAGGTCTCTGACGAAGACAAGGTGCGTTCCTACCTGGCCAAGCCCGGGGCGGCCATGTACTGCGGGTTCGACCCCACGGCCGAAAGCCTGCACATCGGCAACCTCGTGCCGCTGCTCTGTCTTGCGCGAATGAAGCGTGCCGGACACAGCCCCATCTTTCTGCTTGGCGGAGCCACTGGCCTCATCGGCGACCCGTCTGGCAAGGACAAGGAGCGCGAGCTGTCCCGCCAGGAGGATGTGGACGCCCGCTCCGAAAAGATCAAGGCCCAGGTGCGTCGCTTCTTCGAGCGCAATACCGGCGAGCGCCCGGAAATCGCCAACAACTACATCTGGACCAAGGATCTGACCACCATCGAGTTGCTGCGCGACGTGGGCCGCTACTTCACCATCAACTGGATGCTCCAGAAAGAGTCGGTCAAGGGCCGCCTCGACCGCGAGGACGTGGGCATCTCCTACACCGAGTTCAGCTACATGGTTCTCCAGGGGTACGACTACTACCACCTCTTCAAGACCAAGGGCTGCCGTCTGCAGATCGGCGGAGGCGACCAGTGGGGCAACATCACCGCGGGCTGCGAGCTGGTGCGAAAGAAGTGCGCCCAGGAAGAGGGCGCACAGGAAGAGGTCTACGCCCTGACCTTCCCGCTGATCACCACGGCCTCGGGGAAAAAATTCGGCAAGAGCGAAAAAGGTGCCATCTACCTCAGCCCGGATCTGACACCGCCCTACGCCTTCTACCAGTTCTTCATCAATACCGATGACCGCGACGTGGTCCGGTTCCTCAAGCTCTTCACCTTCCTGAGTCAGGAGGAGATCGACGCCCTGGAGCAGGAGCAGACCGAAACCCCGCACCTGCGCCCGGCACAAAAACGACTGGCCGAGGAGGTCACGCGCATGGTCCACGGCCAGCCCGAACTGGACCGGGTCATGGCCGCCACCGAAGCCCTGTTCGGCGAGGGCACCCTCAAGGGCGTGGACCCGGGAACCCTGCGCGCCGCGCTGGAGACAGCGCCCCACTGCCACTACGCCCCAGGAGACGTGCCCGATCTGCCCCAAATCCTTCTGGACCTCAAGCTGGTCACTTCCAAGGGCCAGGCCCGCAAGGACATTCAGGGCGGCGGCGTCTACATCAACGGCGAGCGCGTGGAAGGGGACCAGAGCGTGGTCGAAGCCGACTTCATCGGCGGCGAACTCCTCATCGTCCGCAAGGGCAAGAAGAACTACGGCCTCGTGACCCGGGGCTAG
- a CDS encoding pyridoxal phosphate-dependent aminotransferase — protein MRISDRLERIKPSATLAVNARAQALKAQGREIISLAVGQPDFGTPAHVCEAAKAALDEGFTRYTPVPGIPELREAVAGYYGRFYGASASADNAIVSNGGKQVLYNLLMALLNPGDEVLIPAPYWVSYPAMVQLADGVSVFVSTTAEQDYLVTPDALEAARTARTRVLLLNSPSNPTGCCYTQARLDEIAAWARSRGVFVISDEVYDRLVYAPAEPASLSKAWEAHPETIAIVGALSKSFCMTGWRVGYALAHETLVKAMSKIQGQSTSNVNSIAQKAALTALNGSWDIVDEMKRSFVRRRDIAHAIITGWGAQCPKPDGAFYLFPVLDQFYTPDAPDSAAMCSKLLDEAGVALVPGSAFGDDKCIRFSYAVDDDTLRTALERVGKVLTGR, from the coding sequence ATGCGAATTTCCGATCGCCTGGAGAGAATCAAGCCTTCGGCCACCCTGGCCGTCAACGCCAGGGCGCAGGCACTCAAGGCCCAGGGCCGAGAGATTATCAGCCTGGCCGTGGGTCAGCCCGATTTCGGCACGCCCGCCCATGTCTGCGAGGCGGCCAAGGCGGCCCTGGACGAGGGGTTCACCCGCTATACGCCCGTGCCGGGCATACCCGAGCTGCGCGAGGCCGTGGCCGGGTACTACGGCCGGTTCTACGGCGCTTCGGCCTCGGCCGACAACGCCATCGTCAGCAACGGCGGCAAGCAGGTGCTCTACAATTTGCTCATGGCCCTGCTCAACCCCGGCGACGAGGTGCTCATCCCGGCGCCCTACTGGGTCAGCTATCCGGCCATGGTCCAGCTTGCGGACGGGGTGTCCGTGTTCGTGTCCACCACGGCGGAACAGGACTACCTCGTGACCCCGGACGCCCTGGAGGCGGCGCGAACCGCAAGGACCCGCGTTCTCCTTCTCAACTCGCCCTCCAACCCCACGGGCTGCTGCTACACACAGGCCCGGCTCGACGAGATCGCTGCCTGGGCGCGGTCCAGGGGCGTGTTTGTCATTTCCGACGAGGTGTATGACAGGCTGGTCTATGCTCCGGCCGAGCCCGCCTCCCTGTCCAAGGCATGGGAGGCGCACCCGGAAACCATCGCCATCGTGGGCGCCCTCTCCAAGTCCTTTTGCATGACCGGATGGCGGGTGGGCTACGCCCTGGCTCACGAAACCCTGGTCAAGGCCATGTCCAAAATCCAGGGCCAATCCACCTCCAACGTCAATTCCATCGCCCAGAAAGCGGCCCTGACGGCCCTGAACGGCTCCTGGGACATCGTGGACGAAATGAAGCGTTCCTTTGTGCGCCGCCGCGACATCGCCCATGCGATCATCACCGGCTGGGGGGCGCAGTGTCCCAAGCCCGACGGGGCTTTCTATCTTTTTCCGGTGCTTGATCAGTTTTACACCCCGGATGCGCCGGACTCGGCCGCCATGTGCAGCAAGCTGCTCGACGAGGCGGGCGTGGCCCTGGTGCCCGGCTCCGCCTTTGGCGACGACAAGTGCATCCGTTTCTCCTACGCCGTGGACGACGACACCCTGCGTACCGCCCTGGAGCGCGTGGGCAAGGTACTCACCGGCAGGTAG
- a CDS encoding F0F1 ATP synthase subunit epsilon: MANTLKLEIVTPDRKVLSENVEYVGAPGILGEFGVLPSHVPFLSALGIGNLHYKQEGKAYYVFISGGFAEVSNNKVTVLAEVAEKATEIDIERAQKARERAEARTAQAKEKIDAARNQAALRRAIARMSCQRSGKSAGTC, encoded by the coding sequence ATGGCCAATACTCTGAAGCTTGAGATTGTCACTCCCGACCGGAAGGTGCTTTCCGAGAACGTGGAATACGTGGGTGCCCCCGGCATCCTCGGCGAGTTCGGTGTGCTGCCGAGCCACGTTCCCTTCCTCTCCGCCCTGGGGATCGGCAATCTGCATTACAAACAGGAAGGCAAGGCGTACTATGTCTTCATCTCGGGCGGATTCGCCGAGGTCAGCAACAACAAGGTGACAGTGCTCGCCGAAGTTGCCGAAAAGGCCACCGAGATCGACATTGAACGCGCCCAGAAGGCCCGCGAACGCGCCGAGGCGCGCACCGCCCAGGCCAAGGAGAAGATCGACGCCGCCCGCAACCAGGCCGCGCTGCGCAGGGCCATCGCCCGCATGTCGTGCCAGCGCTCCGGCAAGTCCGCAGGCACCTGCTAA
- the atpD gene encoding F0F1 ATP synthase subunit beta has product MANTGKIAQVIGAVVDVEFADGNLPNILSALEIKNPNNIDAPVLICEVAQHLGNNVVRTIAMDATEGLVRGMSALDLGQPISVPVGKGSLGRIMNVVGEPADEMGPVPCDKRLPIHRPAPSFTEQSTKVELLETGIKVVDLLIPFPKGGKMGLFGGAGVGKTVILMEMINNIAKQHGGISVFAGVGERTREGNDLYHEMKDAGVLEKAALVYGQMNEPPGARARVALTALTCAEYFRDEEGQDVLLFVDNIFRFTQAGAEVSALLGRMPSAVGYQPTLGTDLGGLQERITSTNKGSITSVQAVYVPADDLTDPAPATTFSHLDGTLVLSRQIAELGIYPAVDPLDSTSRILSPDVLGVEHYATAREVQAVLQKYKELQDIIAILGMDELGDDDKTTVARARRIQRFLSQPFHVAEVFTGVAGKYVKTEDTVKAFRDILDGKYDDLPEQAFYMCGGIEEAIEKAKQ; this is encoded by the coding sequence ATGGCTAATACTGGAAAAATTGCACAGGTAATCGGCGCCGTTGTCGACGTCGAATTTGCCGATGGGAATCTTCCCAACATTCTGTCCGCGTTGGAGATCAAAAACCCCAACAACATCGACGCCCCCGTGCTGATCTGCGAAGTCGCGCAGCACCTGGGCAACAACGTCGTCCGCACCATCGCCATGGACGCCACCGAAGGATTGGTCCGCGGCATGAGCGCGCTTGACCTTGGCCAGCCCATTTCGGTCCCGGTCGGCAAGGGCTCCCTGGGCCGGATCATGAACGTGGTTGGCGAACCCGCCGATGAAATGGGCCCGGTTCCCTGCGACAAGCGGCTGCCCATTCACCGCCCCGCCCCTTCCTTCACCGAGCAGTCCACCAAGGTCGAGCTGCTCGAGACCGGCATCAAGGTCGTTGACCTGCTCATCCCCTTCCCCAAGGGCGGCAAGATGGGCCTCTTCGGCGGCGCAGGCGTCGGCAAGACCGTTATTCTCATGGAAATGATCAACAACATCGCCAAGCAGCACGGCGGCATCTCCGTGTTTGCCGGTGTTGGCGAACGCACCCGCGAGGGCAACGACCTTTATCACGAGATGAAGGACGCTGGCGTTCTGGAGAAAGCCGCCCTGGTCTACGGCCAGATGAACGAGCCTCCGGGAGCCCGCGCCCGCGTCGCCCTGACCGCCCTGACCTGCGCCGAGTACTTCCGCGACGAGGAAGGCCAGGACGTGCTCCTCTTCGTTGACAACATCTTCCGCTTCACCCAGGCTGGCGCAGAGGTGTCCGCGCTGCTCGGCCGCATGCCTTCGGCCGTGGGCTACCAGCCCACCCTGGGCACCGACCTCGGTGGCCTGCAGGAGCGCATCACCTCCACCAACAAGGGTTCCATCACCTCGGTCCAGGCCGTGTACGTGCCTGCCGACGACTTGACCGACCCCGCTCCGGCCACGACCTTCTCGCACCTTGACGGTACGCTGGTCCTCTCCCGCCAGATCGCCGAGCTCGGCATCTACCCTGCGGTGGACCCGCTGGACTCCACGTCCCGCATCCTTTCCCCGGATGTTCTCGGCGTCGAGCACTACGCCACGGCCCGCGAGGTGCAGGCGGTGTTGCAGAAGTACAAGGAACTCCAGGACATCATCGCCATTCTCGGCATGGACGAGCTCGGCGATGACGACAAGACGACTGTTGCGCGCGCCCGGCGCATCCAGCGCTTCCTGTCCCAGCCGTTCCACGTTGCCGAAGTCTTCACAGGGGTTGCGGGCAAGTACGTCAAGACCGAAGACACTGTGAAGGCCTTCCGTGACATTCTCGACGGCAAGTACGACGACCTGCCCGAGCAGGCCTTCTACATGTGCGGCGGAATCGAGGAAGCCATCGAAAAAGCCAAGCAGTAA
- a CDS encoding CheR family methyltransferase — protein MNKDTRLAAGGNQGLDREALDRTMANTMNLFRAEMGDGEFRRFSELIQSEFGIKMPPTKKVLLQSRFQKRLRALGMRSYKEYCDYVFSEEGRERERSHLVDVVTTNTTHFFREPKHWEIMNTMVLPELWGRGIGRGMPLRLWSAGCSSGEEPYTLAMLLSEFTNRAQGFDFAILATDISREILQKAMRAVYPMEKVEEIPQTMRKRYLLKSKTKPLFKIDAPLRSKVSFQQLNFMEDFRIQEPQDIIFCRNVVIYFDRDTQVVLFNKFCNHLKPGGYLFIGHSESLSGMRLPLRQIAPTVFQKIG, from the coding sequence ATGAACAAGGACACCAGACTCGCCGCAGGCGGGAACCAAGGCCTCGACAGGGAAGCGTTGGACAGGACCATGGCCAACACCATGAACCTGTTCCGCGCCGAGATGGGCGATGGCGAGTTCCGGCGGTTCAGCGAACTCATCCAATCCGAATTCGGCATCAAGATGCCGCCCACCAAGAAGGTGCTGCTCCAGTCGAGGTTCCAGAAGAGACTGCGCGCCCTGGGCATGCGCTCCTACAAGGAATACTGCGACTACGTCTTTTCCGAAGAGGGCCGGGAGCGCGAGCGCTCCCACCTGGTGGATGTGGTCACCACCAACACCACACATTTCTTCCGCGAGCCCAAGCACTGGGAAATCATGAACACCATGGTCCTGCCCGAGCTGTGGGGTCGGGGCATCGGCCGGGGGATGCCGCTGCGGCTGTGGAGCGCAGGCTGCTCGAGCGGCGAAGAACCCTACACCCTGGCCATGCTCCTGTCCGAGTTCACGAACCGGGCCCAGGGCTTTGACTTCGCCATCCTGGCCACTGACATCTCCCGAGAAATACTGCAAAAGGCCATGCGTGCCGTCTATCCCATGGAAAAAGTTGAAGAGATACCGCAGACCATGCGCAAACGGTATCTGCTCAAAAGCAAGACCAAGCCCCTTTTCAAGATTGATGCCCCCCTGCGGTCCAAGGTCAGCTTCCAGCAGCTCAACTTCATGGAGGACTTCCGCATCCAGGAGCCCCAGGACATCATCTTCTGCCGCAATGTGGTCATCTACTTCGACCGCGACACCCAGGTGGTGCTCTTCAACAAATTCTGCAACCACCTCAAGCCCGGCGGATACCTCTTCATCGGACATTCCGAGAGTCTCTCGGGCATGCGTCTGCCCTTGCGCCAGATCGCGCCCACCGTCTTCCAGAAAATCGGTTGA
- the rny gene encoding ribonuclease Y, whose product MFIEIAMIGAGTCVGLGVGFLLHRYISDKQVSDSRGLAERIVEEARKESEALKKESRLQAQDEIFNQKKELEREFKDRETQLKEEQKRLQSKEERLDAKREKVADKEAQVVELEKHLIKQEKQLADLEEDLERKADEHERRLQEISGLTAEEAREKLLAEIESRTRHEAARMVRTIEMEAKENAAKKAREILSLALQRYAGDYAGEQTVTAVTLPSEDMKGRIIGREGRNIRALEAATGVDLIIDDTPETVVLSAFSPLKREVAKLALERLIHDGRIHPARIEEVVKKVEGEMDAKLKEIGEQATFDVGVHGIHPELVNLLGRLHYRTSFSQNVLQHSMEVAFLCGVMAAELGLNEKEAKRAGLLHDLGKAVDHEVEGPHAVIGADLAKKHGESKEIVHAIAAHHEDVPPMSILANLVQAADSLSGARPGARKELLENYVKRLEELEGLATSFDGVSKAYAIQAGREIRVMVDSERVGDESTYVLCKDIAEKIENNMTYPGQIRVTVIREKRAVGYAK is encoded by the coding sequence ATGTTCATTGAAATCGCCATGATCGGCGCCGGAACGTGCGTCGGCCTGGGGGTCGGTTTCCTTCTGCACAGATACATATCCGATAAACAGGTGTCCGATTCGCGGGGGCTGGCCGAACGCATCGTCGAGGAGGCCAGAAAGGAAAGCGAGGCCCTGAAAAAGGAGTCGAGGCTCCAGGCCCAGGACGAGATATTCAACCAGAAAAAGGAGCTGGAGCGCGAGTTCAAGGACCGCGAAACCCAGCTCAAGGAAGAGCAGAAGCGGCTTCAAAGCAAGGAAGAACGGCTTGACGCCAAACGGGAGAAGGTGGCTGACAAGGAAGCCCAGGTGGTGGAGCTGGAAAAACACCTCATCAAGCAGGAAAAACAGCTGGCCGACCTGGAGGAAGACCTTGAGCGCAAGGCCGACGAGCATGAGCGCAGACTCCAGGAAATCTCCGGCCTGACCGCCGAGGAGGCCCGTGAAAAGCTCCTGGCCGAGATCGAGTCGCGCACACGCCACGAAGCCGCCAGAATGGTCCGCACCATCGAGATGGAGGCCAAGGAGAACGCGGCCAAGAAGGCTCGCGAGATCCTCTCCCTGGCCCTGCAGCGCTACGCGGGCGACTACGCAGGCGAGCAGACCGTTACGGCCGTGACCCTGCCCTCGGAGGATATGAAGGGCCGCATCATCGGCCGCGAGGGACGCAACATCCGCGCCCTTGAAGCGGCCACTGGCGTGGACCTGATCATTGACGACACGCCCGAGACCGTGGTGCTCTCCGCCTTCAGCCCCCTCAAGCGCGAGGTGGCCAAGCTGGCCCTTGAGCGACTCATCCACGACGGCCGCATCCACCCCGCCCGCATCGAGGAGGTGGTCAAGAAGGTCGAGGGCGAAATGGACGCCAAACTCAAGGAGATAGGCGAACAGGCCACCTTTGACGTGGGTGTGCACGGCATTCATCCCGAGCTGGTCAATCTGCTCGGCCGCCTGCACTACCGCACCAGCTTCTCCCAAAACGTGCTGCAGCACTCCATGGAAGTCGCCTTCCTGTGCGGCGTCATGGCCGCGGAGCTGGGCCTCAACGAAAAAGAGGCCAAACGGGCCGGTCTGCTGCACGACCTGGGCAAGGCCGTGGACCACGAGGTGGAAGGCCCCCACGCCGTCATCGGAGCGGATCTGGCCAAAAAGCACGGCGAGTCCAAGGAAATAGTCCACGCCATCGCCGCCCACCACGAGGATGTGCCGCCCATGTCCATCCTGGCCAACCTGGTCCAGGCCGCGGACTCCCTCTCGGGTGCCCGGCCCGGCGCCCGCAAGGAGCTGCTCGAGAACTACGTCAAGCGCCTTGAGGAGCTTGAAGGGTTGGCCACCAGCTTTGACGGCGTGTCCAAGGCCTATGCCATCCAGGCGGGCCGCGAAATCCGCGTCATGGTCGATTCCGAGCGCGTCGGCGATGAGAGCACCTATGTCCTGTGCAAGGACATCGCCGAAAAGATCGAGAACAACATGACCTACCCCGGCCAGATCCGGGTCACGGTCATTCGCGAAAAGCGTGCCGTGGGCTACGCGAAATAG
- the glmU gene encoding bifunctional UDP-N-acetylglucosamine diphosphorylase/glucosamine-1-phosphate N-acetyltransferase GlmU: protein MPRPTIAALILAAGKGTRMYSDKPKVLQTILGEPMLRHVYNALAPRFGSQPFTVVGHGAGLVADAFPDMSERFVLQEEQLGTGHALQVAWSAIVSAGADYCLVINGDTPLVSPEALDRLLDQTGCCDIAFMTITPRDPAGFGRVVRDEDRRVSAIVEARDFSVAQHGPATGEVNAGIYLLRVASVGPLLDRLGNRNNSGEYYITDLVGLAVDHGLAVEGVQCGDDVSLMGINSPRELIHAEAAMRRRIVEAHIDAGVLVHNPETVIIGPGVVIDPGAEIFGHCEIYGASKVAAGARLGSYTHITDSAFAAGSVVREFCHIESAEVGRDAVVGPFARLRPGTVLGAGSKVGNFVEVKKSILGEGAKASHLTYLGDAEVGPGANIGAGTITCNYDGKNKFTTVIGPGAFIGSNTALVAPVTVGRDALVGAGSTITKDVPDEGGAIARAKQMNISRRLKKS, encoded by the coding sequence ATGCCAAGACCGACCATCGCCGCCCTGATCCTGGCCGCGGGAAAGGGCACCCGCATGTATTCGGACAAACCCAAGGTCCTCCAGACCATTCTTGGCGAGCCCATGCTCCGCCACGTCTACAACGCCCTGGCTCCACGGTTCGGCAGCCAGCCGTTCACCGTGGTGGGCCACGGCGCCGGGCTGGTGGCTGACGCCTTTCCCGATATGTCAGAGCGCTTTGTTCTTCAGGAGGAGCAGCTAGGCACCGGCCACGCCCTGCAGGTGGCATGGAGCGCCATCGTTTCTGCCGGGGCCGACTACTGTCTGGTCATCAACGGCGACACGCCACTGGTCTCTCCAGAGGCCCTGGACCGGCTGCTGGACCAGACGGGCTGCTGCGACATCGCCTTCATGACCATCACCCCTCGTGACCCGGCCGGATTCGGCCGTGTGGTGCGAGACGAAGACCGCCGGGTGTCCGCCATCGTGGAGGCCAGGGACTTCTCCGTGGCCCAGCACGGACCGGCCACTGGCGAGGTCAATGCGGGCATCTATCTGCTCCGGGTCGCCAGCGTCGGCCCCCTGCTCGACCGGCTTGGCAACAGGAACAATAGCGGCGAATACTACATCACCGACCTTGTGGGCCTGGCCGTGGATCACGGGCTGGCCGTCGAGGGCGTCCAGTGCGGCGATGATGTCAGCCTGATGGGCATCAACAGCCCACGCGAGCTGATCCATGCCGAGGCCGCCATGCGGCGGCGCATCGTGGAGGCGCACATTGACGCCGGCGTCCTCGTCCACAACCCGGAAACAGTCATCATCGGCCCCGGAGTGGTCATCGACCCGGGGGCCGAAATCTTCGGGCACTGCGAAATCTACGGCGCATCCAAAGTGGCGGCCGGAGCGCGGCTCGGGTCATACACCCACATCACGGATTCGGCCTTCGCCGCAGGCTCCGTGGTGCGCGAATTCTGCCACATCGAAAGCGCGGAAGTCGGCCGGGATGCCGTGGTCGGACCCTTTGCCCGGCTCAGGCCCGGCACCGTGCTGGGCGCGGGGTCCAAGGTCGGCAACTTTGTCGAGGTGAAAAAATCCATCCTGGGCGAAGGGGCCAAGGCCAGCCATCTGACCTACCTCGGCGACGCCGAGGTCGGGCCGGGAGCCAACATCGGGGCCGGGACCATCACCTGCAACTACGACGGCAAAAACAAGTTCACCACGGTCATCGGTCCCGGCGCCTTCATCGGCAGCAACACGGCCCTGGTGGCGCCAGTCACCGTGGGCCGCGACGCCCTGGTCGGGGCCGGGTCCACCATCACCAAGGATGTGCCCGACGAGGGCGGGGCCATTGCCCGGGCCAAACAGATGAATATTTCGCGCCGTCTTAAGAAGTCTTGA
- a CDS encoding F0F1 ATP synthase subunit gamma, with the protein MASLRDVQNQIVGVKKTKQITKAMNMVASAKLRNAQDRIERFRPYANKFYEMLGDLAAGADESVHPLLEVRDEVKTVGIMVVTSDRGLCGAFNTNIISTAKKLAAAKAAEGKTVKAYCIGKKGRDAFRKLEIDIVRAEPDAMSKFDFTLAASVGNELISGYISGELDEVHIVYGEFQSMAKQVPVDLCVLPMATQASEAEPASGGSGDYLYEPSVEGLLAELLPRFIKVQVYRGLLDTSASEHAARMAAMDNATRACDDLTQSLTLLYNKTRQAAITSDLMDIVGGAEALKG; encoded by the coding sequence ATGGCTTCGTTAAGAGACGTCCAAAATCAAATAGTTGGCGTCAAGAAAACCAAGCAGATCACCAAGGCCATGAACATGGTGGCCTCGGCAAAACTGCGCAACGCGCAGGACCGCATCGAGCGGTTCCGCCCGTATGCGAACAAGTTTTACGAGATGCTCGGTGACTTGGCTGCCGGCGCCGACGAATCGGTACATCCGCTGCTGGAGGTCCGGGACGAGGTAAAGACCGTGGGCATCATGGTCGTCACCTCTGATCGCGGCCTGTGCGGCGCATTCAACACAAACATCATAAGCACCGCCAAGAAGCTGGCTGCGGCCAAGGCCGCCGAAGGGAAGACCGTCAAGGCGTACTGCATCGGCAAGAAGGGCCGCGATGCCTTCAGGAAACTGGAGATAGACATTGTCCGGGCCGAGCCTGACGCCATGAGCAAGTTCGACTTCACCCTGGCCGCCAGCGTCGGCAACGAACTCATCTCCGGCTATATTTCCGGGGAGCTGGACGAGGTGCACATCGTGTACGGAGAGTTCCAGAGCATGGCCAAGCAGGTGCCCGTGGACCTGTGCGTGCTGCCCATGGCCACCCAGGCCAGCGAGGCCGAGCCCGCTTCCGGCGGCTCCGGTGACTATCTCTACGAACCGTCTGTTGAAGGCCTGCTGGCCGAGCTGCTGCCTCGGTTCATCAAGGTCCAGGTCTACCGCGGTCTGCTCGACACCTCCGCGTCCGAGCATGCCGCCCGCATGGCCGCGATGGATAACGCCACCCGCGCCTGCGACGACCTGACCCAGTCCCTGACCTTGTTGTACAACAAGACCAGGCAGGCTGCCATCACCAGCGATCTTATGGACATTGTCGGCGGCGCTGAAGCGCTGAAAGGATAA